In Haematobia irritans isolate KBUSLIRL chromosome 1, ASM5000362v1, whole genome shotgun sequence, a genomic segment contains:
- the LOC142220558 gene encoding uncharacterized protein LOC142220558, giving the protein MNFFKKLLLFTACVLTFCNGQRDIPAYRYPVAQRRASGGYSYTSPASYNSVTSTKAYPYNKANNGYYTASNSIRSTYPTKSYTQTSSAYRYPGQSSNSVNKGYSSANRYSNQNSNAVRGYSSSRYYSPTNSVRGSGSSSSTKDYPTNSYNRNYQSSASSAGNTKSSQNKHNKDQNHVSKADAENAKFAGAGNQEAEEESERTALHFKRKKLLRRRLAAASYGNRCFPYGRDATSGKRPPKEQGRFLFDLNVYNVYPQTSVGIGNGCGGFGGSFGGSFGAGGGIFGDPLAGYGDGIGAGGGGGGLLSDPLADPLYPTTPGLNQFLGAWAPGILQNSLAVTSRPPLADPNPSSTQADESDPEVDPDYRPPVRRPVPNRVYYDSAGAAPITPGQLVGGVATTVNGIIQQLTGNLQPVYQSPYRRSYG; this is encoded by the exons atgaatttttttaaaaaattgttacttTTCACTGCGTGTGTTCTAACATTTTGTAACGGTCAAAGGGATATACCAGCATATCGTTATCCCGTGGCACAGAGAAGAGCCAGTGGTGGTTATTCGTATACATCTCCAGCGTCTTATAATAGTGTAACATCTACAAAAGCATATCCATATAATAAGGCTAACAATGGCTATTACACGGCGAGTAATAGTATTCGGTCAACATATCCCACAAAATCATATACGCAAACTTCCTCGGCATATCGTTATCCTGGCCAAAGTTCCAATAGTGTAAATAAAGGATATTCGAGTGCTAATCGATATTCAAACCAAAATTCCAATGCTGTGAGAGGCTACAGTTCATCTCGTTATTATTCTCCAACAAATTCAGTTCGTGGATCAGGATCTTCGTCCTCCACAAAGGATTACCCTACCAATTCGTATAATAGAAATTATCAAAGCTCTGCTTCATCAGCAGGCAATacaaaatcatcacagaataaaCACAACAAAGATCAAAATCATGTCAGCAAGGCTGATGCAGAAAATGCCAAATTTGCTGGGGCCGGTAATCAAGAAGctgaagaagaatctgagaggactgCTTTACATTTCAAAAGAAAGAAACTATTGAGAAGGCGTTTGGCTGCAGCTTCATATGGCAATCGTTGCTTTCCCTATGGTAGGGATGCTACATCAGGCAAACGGCCTCCAAAGGAGCAAGGACGTTTCCTATTCGATTTAAATGTCTACAATGTTTATCCCCAAACTTCTGTGGGTATAGGCAATGGTTGCGGTGGTTTTGGTGGTAGTTTTGGCGGAAGTTTTGGAGCTGGCGGTGGAATATTTGGAGATCCTTTGGCTGGCTATGGAGATGGTATAGGAGCAGGTGGAGGAGGAGGCGGTTTATTAAGTGATCCCTTGGCTGATCCTTTATATCCTACAACACCTGGTTTAAATCAATTCTTAGGAGCATGGGCCCCTGGAATATTACAGAATTCCTTGGCTGTAACCTCTAGGCCACCCTTAGCTGATCCGAATCCATCTTCAACCCAAGCAGATGAAAGTGATCCTGAAGTAGATCCCGATTATCGTCCACCAGTACGACGTCCCGTTCCGAATAGAGTTTATTATGATTCTGCTGGTGCT GCTCCCATCACACCAGGTCAATTAGTAGGAGGAGTTGCGACAACAGTTAATGGAATTATACAACAATTAACAGGAAATCTTCAACCAGTTTATCAATCTCCATACAGACGATCTTATGGCTAA
- the Rrp5 gene encoding ribosomal RNA Processing 5 encodes MVIVEKSFPRGGIPASKERATALKAEGQIFGAVQRKIKKVKKSVKKSLDGGDNQSEGLEAFSAQPLNYETIQDGMVIMGIIKKVDQLYLSISLPGRMTARVSALEISDSYTKATKEFLQNSTQSEGYKPLQELYKVGHIVYGRVQEIKTNEKGRTMIDMSFRPAEVHAELNHSNVRKGFVFNGAIEEVQEHGYIIESGIKGLRCFVPLDKSQQGHAVGEMIYLKVDKITSDKSVSTCICKEISGGKMKVKDQNDPSLDYLLPTTIVNFQVSQRLKDGLKGTIMNEVFTAYVNEHQLGNALFTPDDYEINSKYEARILYVMPLTKLVYLTLKVHRDETLKSEDNNDDDDDKEPKSLKCGDIVENAKVHHLGTGGIVLVLNDTFKGIISFKTIKANYKGNYDQDELLAKYSGNSTHKVRILDYDIMDSVYICTDDKATVNEKFFALEDFHPGELVTAKVKEFNEKIGGYTLQVGKATAIIEKLFLAPSIKMLDTNSKLKCRIVAVNPERKVVYLTNRPEYLAKNCSLLTNIDDAKINGNYMGTVVKCGSSFALVKFFGEVKGIFYRQNASPGELENLEEGQTTQFRVASKKDEQLILGLVESAFKLGEICPVSVVHKLDSGLEVKVAYGLDEGQEIEFKGLVPVRLLSNYIDLLRAKQQMYQVGEETQAVSTANNVFSIRDVDYFSTNETPTWKSVKVGDILKGCVKDVIDEVVEITVPIKGYTKPVKVHLNMMLMDILNASKVSLSQDQVVYAKVLGKEDATKTISISAKLTDVWDGKMNGPAQFVKDYLQESAAIKKSFKKQDNPIGRYNVGEKVTAQFQCVNESTNDWEYIVEKTQVIGIVKSSMVGKAKEPKQGAKQECVIIWIDYSNNLLVLSNKQGDIDHILPGNGIPQNLIGKSGINAKVLYKNETIFVCSLKKGKNPLVFCPIQLHFNDFERTASKSVSESDFCKLTFIDDTNPIAVLDDIHKIWLEIGKKRKLQKETLKDDASKGKKPKLEKSPETIKQNKAERKRKISDSKPEPVKKSKSTKEVDNEAKLFYEDKTPDKKAAAKVIDIVTTPIREVNKKPTLEKPISKPLAGISDFWTTDLTNLSKKDDSSDDDEDNEITSENKPKKKLTTAEKFKQQREEEARLRAIEEKYADPNQLPDSVDQFDRLVLSDPNNSKNWINYMVYHLQSAEIDKARAVARRALKTITFRNTDDQINIWVALLNLELRYGSKESFNDTLKEALMYNDQLKIYLRAVEIMTDAQKNQDLIEMIGIITKKFKTEQEMWKVAANALFTIGMTERAQQLLHRALTCLPERDHVNTIVMFANLNHKFENNEMAQTLLDQVVTSYPKRVDVWCQYVDMLVKADLIESARNILERAVVQKIPLRKMRTIFKKYLEFEERFGNDTLVQRVKQLAMDYVKNNEHL; translated from the exons ATGGTTATTGTTGAGAAGTCCTTTCCTCGTGGGGGTATTCCAGCCTCTAAAGAAAGGGCAACAGCACTAAAAGCTGAGGGACAG ATTTTCGGAGCTGTtcagagaaaaattaaaaaagtcaaaaagtcagttaaaaaatcaCTGGACGGTGGTGATAATCAAAGTGAAGGACTTGAAGCATTTTCCGCTCAGCCCCTCAATTATGAAACTATACAAGATGGCATGGTGATAATGGGCATCATCAAGAAAGTTGATCAATTGTACCTAAGCATCTCATTGCCCGGTCGAATGACAGCGAGAGTATCAGCATTGGAAATATCCGATTCATATACAAAAGCTACCAaagaatttttacagaattctaCACAATCTGAAGGCTACAAACCCTTACAGGAGTTGTACAAAGTTGGCCACATAGTATATGGCCGAGTGCAGGAgatcaaaacgaatgaaaaaggtCGCACAATGATCGATATGAGCTTTAGGCCGGCAGAAGTGCATGCAGAGCTAAATCATTCTAATGTTCGAAAGGGATTTGTTTTCAATGGGGCCATTGAAGAAGTTCAGGAGCATGGTTACATTATTGAAAGTGGCATCAAGGGCCTTCGTTGTTTTGTACCCTTGGATAAGTCCCAACAGGGCCATGCCGTTGGTGAGATGATATATTTGAAAGTGGATAAAATAACCAGCGACAAATCGGTTAGTACATGTATATGCAAAGAAATTTCCGGCGGTAAGATGAAAGTTAAGGATCAAAATGATCCCAGTCTGGATTATTTGCTCCCCACAACCATTGTCAACTTTCAAGTTAGTCAACGTCTTAAGGATGGTCTCAAGGGGACAATAATGAATGAAGTTTTCACTGCCTATGTTAATGAACATCAACTAGGCAATGCCTTGTTTACACCAGATGATTATGAAATTAATTCCAAGTATGAGGCACGTATTCTCTATGTAAtgcctttgacaaaattggtctATTTAACTCTAAAAGTCCATAGAGATGAAACACTTAAATCAGAAgataataatgatgatgatgatgacaaggAACCAAAGTCACTCAAATGTGGCGACATTGTAGAGAATGCTAAAGTACATCATTTGGGTACCGGTGGTATTGTCCTAGTTTTGAATGACACATTTAAAGGCATCATTTCATTTAAAACGATTAAAGCGAATTATAAGGGAAACTATGACCAAGATGAATTATTGGCAAAATACTCTGGTAATTCTACGCATAAAGTTCGTATTCTCGACTACGATATTATGGATTCAGTGTATATATGTACTGATGATAAGGCTACAGTAAATGAGAAATTCTTTGCTTTGGAAGATTTTCATCCTGGCGAGTTGGTTACAGCGAAAGTTAAAGAGTTTAATGAGAAAATTGGTGGTTATACATTGCAAGTGGGAAAGGCTACAG CTATAATCGAAAAGCTTTTCCTGGCCCCTTCTATTAAAATGTTGGATACAAACTCGAAACTAAAATGTCGCATTGTTGCTGTAAATCCTGAAAGAAAAGTTGTATATTTGACCAACCGTCCTGagtatttggcaaaaaattgtaGTTTACTTACAAACATTGATGATGCCAAAATTAATGGCAACTATATGGGAACTGTGGTCAAATGTGGTAGCAGTTTtgctttggtgaaattttttggaGAAGTCAAAGGAatattttatagacaaaatGCTTCTCCCGGCGAACTGGAAAACTTAGAAGAGGGTCAAACTACACAATTTCGTGTGGCTAGCAAAAAGGATGAACAACTCATATTGGGTTTAGTGGAGTCTGCTTTTAAACTAGGTGAAATATGCCCTGTGTCTGTTGTCCACAAACTTGACTCTGGTCTAGAAGTCAAAGTAGCTTATGGCTTGGATGAGGGTcaagaaattgaatttaaaggcCTAGTACCAGTGCGACTACTATCAAACTACATTGATTTGTTGCGAGCCAAACAACAAATGTATCAAGTTGGGGAAGAAACTCAGGCTGTTAGTACAGCCAATAATGTGTTTAGTATACGAGATGTAGACTACTTTAGTACAAATGAAACACCCACTTGGAAATCAGTTAAAGTTGGTGATATCCTGAAGGGATGTGTAAAGGATGTTATCGATGAAGTTGTAGAAATTACAGTTCCCATTAAAGGCTATACAAAACCCGTAAAGGTTCACTTGAATATGATGTTAATGGATATTCTAAATGCCTCAAAAGTATCCCTGTCACAAGATCAAGTTGTCTATGCTAAAGTTTTGGGTAAAGAGGATGCAACCAAAACAATATCCATATCTGCCAAATTGACAGATGTTTGGGATGGTAAAATGAATGGACCAGCACAATTTGTAAAAGA ttaTTTACAAGAATCTGCAGCCATCAAGAAATCCTTTAAGAAACAGGACAATCCCATTGGTCGTTATAATGTAGGCGAAAAAGTCACAGCCCAATTTCAATGTGTCAACGAATCCACTAATGATTGGGAATACATTGTGGAGAAAACTCAGGTCATTGGCATCGTCAAGTCATCCATGGTTGGAAAGGCAAAAGAACCTAAACAAGGTGCCAAACAAGAatgcgttataatttggatagaCTACAGTAATAATCTGCTAGTTCTAAGCAACAAACAAGGTGACATAGATCATATATTACCAGGAAATGGTATACCACAAAATCTTATAGGAAAAAGTGGCATCAATGCCAAGGtgttgtataaaaatgaaactatCTTTGTGTGTTCCTTAAAGAAGGGCAAGAATCCTTTGGTCTTTTGTCCCATACAATTGCATTTCAATGACTTCGAAAGAACTGCAAGCAAGTCCGTATCTGAAAGTGACTTTTgtaaattgacatttattgatgaCACCAATCCCATAGCAGTTTTAGatgatatacataaaatttggttggaaatcgGAAAGAagagaaaattgcaaaaagaaaCTTTGAAGGATGATGCATCAAAAGGTAAAAAACCTAAATTAGAAAAATCCCCGGAAAcgattaaacaaaataaagccgaaagaaaaaggaaaatttccgaCTCCAAACCAGAGCCagttaaaaaatctaaatccacaAAAGAAGTAGACAACGAGGctaaacttttctatgaagACAAAACGCCGGACAAAAAGGCTGCTGCCAAAGTTATAGACATTGTAACTACACCAATCCGAGAGGTTAACAAAAAACCCACGTTGGAGAAACCAATTTCAAAACCCTTGGCCGGTATTAGTGATTTTTGGACAACCGATTTAACAAATCTTTCCAAAAAAGATGATTCCTCGGACGATGATGAAGACAATGAAATCACTTCGGAAAATAAACCCAAAAAGAAATTAACAACGGCAGAGAAATTCAAGCAACAAAGGGAAGAAGAAGCCCGTCTACGGGCCATCGAAGAGAAATATGCAGATCCCAATCAATTGCCTGATTCCGTAGATCAATTTGATAGACTTGTGCTTTCCGACCCGAATAATAGCAAAAATTGGATTAATTATATGGTCTATCACCTACAATCGGCGGAGATTGATAAAGCTAGGGCAGTAGCTCGTCGGGCTCTGAAGACTATAACATTTAGAAATACAGATGATCAGATTAATATATGGGTAGCTCTACTTAATCTTGAATTGCGTTATGGCAGTAAGGAATCATTCAATGACACCCTCAAGGAAGCCCTAATGTATAATGATCAACTTAAAATTTACCTAAGAGCTGTGGAGATAATGACTGATGCTCAAAAGAATCAAGATCTTATAGAAATGATTGGCATCATaacgaaaaaattcaaaacagaACAGGAAATGTGGAAAGTTGCTGCCAATGCATTATTCACAATAGGTATGACAGAAAGGGCTCAACAATTGCTGCATAGAGCTTTAACTTGCCTACCAGAAAGAGATC ATGTCAATACAATTGTTATGTTTGCCAATCTAAatcataaatttgaaaataatgaaatggCCCAGACACTACTGGATCAAGTGGTTACTTCATATCCCAAACGAGTTGATGTTTGGTGTCAATACGTAGATATGTTGGTAAAAGCAGATCTTATTGAATCTGCCAG GAACATTTTGGAACGAGCTGTTGTCCAAAAGATTCCATTGCGTAAAATGCGTACaatatttaagaaatatttagAGTTTGAAGAACGTTTCGGCAATGATACATTGGTACAGCGTGTAAAACAGTTAGCCATGGACTATGTTAAAAATAATGAACATctctga
- the Set gene encoding NAP domain-containing protein SET, whose amino-acid sequence MSSLPSKRAKLDEGNSAPNEAVSEALEMIDACQNDIDALNEKASEEILKVEQKYNKLRKPCYEKRSELVKRIPNFWVTAFINHPQVSGILDEEEEECLHALSKLEVEEFEDIKSGYRIHFYFDENPFFENKVLTKEFHLGTGSDENSDCPSSTSTSIQWKEGKNLLKQLLSKPFTNKKKRNSEYKTFFDWFTDNSDPVNDEIAELIKDDLWLNPLQYYLVPDIEVEPEDDDEDNEDNEEEVFDDEDGEGEEDDDDDDK is encoded by the exons atGTCCAGTTTACCGAGTAAGCGCGCAAAGTTGGATGAGGGCAATTCAGCTCCCAATGAAGCTGTATCAGAGGCACTTGAAATGATCGATGCGTGCCAGAATGACATTGACGCCCTCAACGAGAAGGCTAGTGAGGAGATTCTAAAAGTTGAGCAGAAATACAATAAACTCCGGAAGCCCTGCTATGAGAAGAGAAGTGAATTGGTGAAACGTATACCAAACTTCTGGGTGACAGCG TTTATCAACCATCCCCAAGTTTCGGGTATATTGGACGAAGAAGAAGAGGAATGTTTGCACGCCTTAAGTAAATTAGAAGTAGAGGAATTTGAAGACATAAAATCGGGTTATCGCATTCATTTCtacttcgatgaaaatcctttcttcgaaaataaagttctaacAAAAGAGTTTCACTTGGGAACAGGAT CTGATGAAAACAGTGATTGCCCCTCATCGACAAGCACGTCTATACAATGGAAAGAAGGCAAAAATCTCTTAAAACAATTGCTCTCAAAGCCTTTCACCAATAAGAAGAAACGAAATTCTGAATATAAGACATTTTTCGATTGGTTCACTGATAACAGTGATCCCGTCAATGATGAAATTGCTGAACTTATCAAAGACGATCTCTGGCTCAATCCTCTACAGTATTATTTAGTACCTGATATTGAGGTAGAGCCAGAAGACGATGATGAAGACAATGAAGATAATGAAGAAGAAGTGTTTGATGATGAGGACGGCGAAGGGGAAGAAGATGACGATGACG ATGACAAGTAG
- the ATPsynO gene encoding ATP synthase subunit O, mitochondrial, whose protein sequence is MAAINKLSILSRAMCTGAQAVKPPIQVFGLEGRYATALYSAATKMKQLDQVEKDLIAFQATLKKDKKLRESVVSPIVNKKVMGTALKESADKLRWAAATGNLLNLMANNGRLSSLDGVINAFSVIMAAHRGEVVCEVVSAKPLDSAQSKQLEGALKSFLKSNQSLKITTRVDPSIIGGLIVSIGDKYVDMSIASKVKMYTDVISSAA, encoded by the exons ATGGCCGCCATAAATAAATTGTCTATTTTg AGCCGTGCTATGTGCACTGGTGCTCAGGCGGTGAAACCACCAATCCAAGTTTTCGGTTTGGAAGGCCGTTATGCCACCGCTTTGTATTCGGCTGCCACTAAGATGAAGCAACTGGATCAAGTAGAAAAGGACTTGATTGCTTTCCAAGCCACCTTGAAGAAGGATAAGAAATTACGCGAATCCGTTGTCAGTCCCATCGTCAACAAGAAAGTTATGGGTACTGCTTTGAAGGAAAGTGCCGACAAATTGCGTTGGGCTGCTGCCACCGGTAATTTGTTGAACCTCATGGCCAACAATGGCCGTTTGAGCTCTTTGGATGGTGTTATCAATGCCTTCAGTGTTATTATGGCTGCTCATCGTGGTGAAGTTGTTTGCGAAGTTGTCTCCGCCAAACCCTTGGATTCTGCTCAAAGCAAGCAATTGGAAGGAGCTTTGAAG TCTTTCTTGAAAAGCAATCAAAGCTTGAAGATTACCACCCGTGTTGACCCCAGCATTATTGGTGGACTCATTGTATCCATTGGTGATAAATATGTAGACATGAGCATTGCCAGCAAAGTCAAAATGTACACCGATGTTATTTCCTCTGCTGCCTAA